In the Haloarcula salinisoli genome, GCCGTCGCCGCCGCCGTCGACTGTGGCTACTACGACGAACCGCGCGAGGGGTCGACGGCGGAGGTGGCCGAGGCACTGGACTGTTCACCGGGCACCGCCGCCGAACACCTCCGCAAGGCCGAGGCGCGGGTGATGGGGCGGCTCGTCGAGGGCGACGGGCCGGCCGACCCCGCTCGCGCCGATAGTCGCAATCCCTAACGCAGGCGGCGACCTACCACTCGCAATGACACTCGCGGAGCTCGACTGGCGGGTCATCGGTGAAGCCACCGACGACGGGCCGATGACGATGGCGCTCGAGGAGATAGCCGCCGAGACCGCGGCGGCGGGCGGGCCGGCCACCGTGCGGGTCTACACCTGGCCCGACGTGCTCTCGCTGGGGTACAACCAGGACCCCGACAGTATCGACTGGGACTTTTGCGAACGCGAGGGCATCGGCGTCACCCGCCGGCCGACCGGCGGCGGTGCTATCTACCACGACCACTACGCCGACCTCTCCTACAGCATCGTCGCGCCGGCCGACGCGGTGCCGGGGGACCTCATGGAGTGCTACCGGCTGTTCTGCGAGCCCATCCTCGATACCTTCGAGGGTATCGGCGTCGACGCGGACTACGTGGACCGAAAGTACGAGGCGGTCCACCAGCCGGCCTGTTACCTGCGGGCCCTGCATCCCGCCCACGACATCGTCGGTCCGGACGGCCGGAAGATAGGCGGTAACGCCCAGTATCGCCGGAAGGACGCCGTCGTCCAGCACGGCTCGCTGTCGGTGTCCCTGCGGCCCGAGCGCCACTGTGGCTGTTTCACCGGCGAGCCCGACCCCGAGGCGTTCCGCGAGCGAGTGGGCGCTATCGACGAGTACGTCGACGTCGAGCGGGACGACGTGGTCGAGTCGCTCCGGACGACGCTCGCCGCGTGGGCCGATGCCGACGAGGGAATCTGGACCGACGACGAGCGGTCCCGCGCCCGCGAGCGCGCGGATTCGAAGTATGTGACCGACGAGTGGGTTCGGAAGTCGCCCTGACCTGCGGGGGCGGTATCGGTGCGGTGTGACCGACTCGACACCTGCCCCACGAGATGTCGGAACCCATTTTATCCAACGGCACACACCGCTGTTCATGGTACGAGTCGGTGCACACACCTCCATCGCGGGCGGCGCGTTCAACGCCGTCGACGAGCAAGTCGAGTACGGCGGCAACTGCGGCCAGATATTCTCCCACTCCCCGCAGGTCTGGCAGGACCCCAACATCGAGGACGAGGAAGCCGCGAAGTTCCGCGAGCTGAGCGAGGACAACGGCGTCGGCCCGTGGGTCATCCACTCCTCCTACCTCGTCAACCTCTGTACGCCCAAGGACGACCTCCGCGAGAAGTCACTAGACTCGATGCAGAAGGAGGTCGACGCCGCAGACAAGCTCGGTATCGAGTACGTCAACGTCCACCTGGGTGCCCACACGGGCGCGGGCGTCGACGGCGGCCTCGACAACGCCGCGAGCGTGCTGGACGAGCTGGACGTCCCCGACGGCGTGACGGTGCTCATCGAGTCAGACGCCGGTAGCGGGACGAAGCTGGGCGGGCAGTTCGAACACCTGGCGACGGTCCGTGAACGGACGAGTCTGGACATCGAGTTCTGTCTCGACACCGCCCATATGTTCGCGGCGGGCTATGACCTCTCGACACCCGAAGGGGTCGCGGAGACGTTCGCCGAGTTCGACGACGTGGTCGGCTTCGAGGACCTCGCCTGCATCCATCTCAACGACTCGAAACACGCCTGCGGGACCAACAAGGACGAACACGCCCACATCGGCGAGGGCGAAATCGGCGAAGCCGGAATGCGTGCGTTCGTCAACCACGACGCCGTCGCGGACGTGCCGTTCGTGCTGGAAACGCCAACGGAGGACGGCAAGAGCTTCGCCTGGAACATCGAGCGGGTGCGCGAACTGCGCGAGGACTAGCCCGCAAAGTCGACGCCCGAGAGCTCGAAGCGGGCGCCACCGCGCTCGCTCTCACCGGCCGACACCGACCAGCCGTGGGCCTCGGCGATGCTCTCGACGATGGCCAGCCCGAGGCCCGTTCCTGACGCCGACCCCGTCACGCCCAGCTCGAACACCGACGCCGGGTCGGACTGCGAGAAGCCGGGGCCGTCGTCGCAGACGGCGAATCCCGTCTCGGTTCGCTCGACGGTGACGCTCACGTCGGGGCCGCCGTGCTCTATCGAATTACGAAAGAGGTTCTCGAGGAGGCGCTGGAGCTGGCCCACGTCGGCGGTCAGGACGGCCGTCTCGGGCCCGTCGAGTGTCGCGTCGCCGGTGTCGACCGTGCCCCAGGCCGCTTCGACCGTCGCCGCGAGGTCGACCGGCTCGAGAGTGATGCTCCGCTCGCCGTCCCGGGCTAGCGCGAGCACGTCGTCTATCATCTCCGACATCCGGGTCAGCGCGGACTCGACGGCGTCGAGCCGTTCGGTCTCGCCCGCCATCGCCAGCTCGAGGTTCCCGCTGGCGACCGACAGTGGGTTCCGGAGGTCGTGACCGACGACACTCGCGAACGTCGAGAGGCGCTCGGTCTTCTCCGCCAGCGCCGCCTCGCGCCGTTCGAGCGTCTCGGCGTCCGTGATAGCGTCGAGGCTGTACCGAACCGCGCCACCGAGCTGTGTGAGGACGTCCCGCTCGGTCGCCCCGAACGCCTCCGGGCGGTCGGAGAACAGGACGAGTACTAGCCCGTCGTCGGTGACGGGGACGGCGACGCTGCGGCGGTCTCCCTGGACAGCGGTCACGCCCTCGCCGTCCTCGAGGCTCCGCTCGACTGCCGATGCCGTGACCGTCCCTGCGGTCGCCAGTCGCTCGACGCCCGTCTCGGTCCGCCGCCCGAACAGCGCGCCGTCGTACGCCTCGGTCGCGACGAGCGTGGTCGTGACCTCCTCGTACACCCGCTCGTGGCTCTCGGCCCGGACGAGCACGGTCAGCACCTCGCGGATGACCTCGTTGACCCGCGAGAGCTCGGCCACGCGGCGCTGGGCGCGGCGCTTCTCCGTGGCGTCGACGATCCGCGTCACCAGTCGGTCGAGGCTCTCGTCCGTGTTCGTCGGAATGTAGTCGAACAGCCCCAGTGCCACCGCTTCGCGGGCGATATCCTGGTTGACGATGTCCGTGTACAGTATCCGTGGGGCGTCGGGCTGGAGCGTCGCGACCGTCTCTAAGGCGTGCAGTCCGCCGAGATACTCCAGCCCGTCCCGGCGCGGGACCTGGTAGGTGCTGACGACGCAGTCGACGGTCCTCGCCTCCAGCAGCGCCTCCAGTGATTCGATGTCCGGGACCGTGTGGACCTCGAACGCCTCGCTGGAAAGCGCCGACTCGATGCCAGGCTCACCGGCCCCGTTGTCCACAAGTGCGACCTGGTCCGCCCGCTCCATAGTCACAGTCTGTCACGGAGTGGTTTGTAGCTGTCCCTACTTAGCATGAGAATTAATACCGTCCGTGATAAACGAGCGGCATCGAGTTTCACGACCCCTGCATCGAGGCTATCGACGGCTCGGCCAGTATCCGAACGCGGCTCCGGGCGCTGCTGGCCGAGGCTCGCCGCGAGGTGTTGCTGTCGATACCGGTCGAGGCGGTCCCGGTCGTTCGCGACCGCCTGGGGACGGCCATCGAGAACGACGTGGCGGTGTTGCTGTTGCTGTACGGCGACGGCGAGGTCCCAGACGATCTCGACGAACTGGCGACAGTCGTCAGGCGCCTGCCCGGCCAGGTTCCCCTGACCTGCCTGGTCGACCAGTGGCTGACGCTGCTGGGCTGGCCGTGGGTGCTTTCGGACTCCTCGGACGACACGCTCGCGACGTTCGTCGACAGCAGCCACATCACGCTCGGCCTCTTCGGGGAGTTCGTGGGAAACTACTGGTCGATGGGCCGGGAGATACACGTCGCCGACCCGCCCACGCTCCCCCGGCACTACCCGACGTTCCGCGGCGGCGTCCTCGGCGCGACGCTACATCTCAGGCAGGGGTCGAAGATACAGACCACCTGTAAAATCGCTGCGAGCGGCGAGACGGCGCTGCCGGAAACGGAGATAACCGGGCTCGCACTCGACGTGCGCCAGGGGCTGGTCTACCCCATGACCAATCGCTTCCCCTCGGAGAACGGGATGGTGCTTCGCGTCGACGGCGAGCGGGTCACCGTCGGCGGTGTCGGCGCCTACGTCGAGGACTACGCCGCCGAGTCGGTGACGCTGGAACATGCCTGAGGCCGTGCACTCCTGCTCCGGTCGTAGTGTCTGACGCTGTACTGTTCGGGTCGGTCGCTTCTCGCGGCCCCCTCCTTCCTGCCGCTCGAACCTGTTCCCTGAAGTTAATTTTACGAATATTCACCGGCAATTATTAATATTGTAGCTAATATCTGTAGTTATATCCACGAATGAAACGCTGCGCTTGGGGTCGGTACAGACCGACACGGCAGGGGGAAACCGATGGCTACTGACACTGGGTTCGATACTACTGCGACGGCCGGTCGTATCGGTGGATGGTTGCACGTGGTACTCGTTGTCGGCATGGTCGCCGCGCTGGTCGTGGCGCCGACGATACCCGCGGCCGGCGTCGGAGCAGCCACCGACACCGGGGCCAACGAGACAGCGGGTACCGGCAACGACACCGGAGACAGGAGCGCCAACGCGACCGCGAACGGTACTGGAGACAGGGACGCCAACGCGACTACCAACGACACTGCCGGACCGCCGGTCGAGTTCTGGTCGGCACCGCCGGACCCGGAGCCCGAGACGAAGACACAGCCCGACGGGACGACGTTCGAGGCCCGGCTGTGGGGGAACGCCTTCCGCAACGGCTGGGAGACGACGGACAACTACACTATCCGGCAGAACGAATCGGGCTGGTGGCACTACGTCCGCGCGGAAGACGGGAACCTCGTCGCGACCGACCGACGCGTCGGTATAGACTCGCCGTCGGGACTCGACGAACGCGCCCGGCCGGCAGGGCCGTCCGAGCCGCAACTGGCCGCCGCCACGGATTCGGACGGTACGTCGTCGACCGTCGAGCTGTCCCCGGGTTCGGAGGCCGGACAGACCGATGTCCCGATGCCCGTCGTCTTCGCGAACTTCACGGACAGGAAGCCGACCTACACGAGCGAGTCGTTCGCCGACCTCTACTTCGGGTCGAGCCCCGACGAAGCCTCCGGACCCGGGAGCTTCAGGGAGTACTTCCTCGAAGTCAGCGGCGGGCGTGTGAACTTCACCGCCGGACCGGGCGTCATCGGCTGGCTCGACACCAGTTTCACGCACGACGAGGCGGGTGCGAGCTACGACGCAGCTGGTGAGTACGCCAGAGAGGCGGTCCGGAACGCCGACGACAGGACTGACTTTTCGGCATACGACTACGACGAAGACGGGGAGGTTCGCGTGGCCGTCATCCACCCGGGCCCTGGAGAGGAGGTCACGGGGGACGCCACCGACATCTGGTCACACCGGTCGTGGTTTTACCCCGGCATCGAGACCGACGACGGCGTCACCGTCACGGGGTATAGCCTCCAGCCCGAGACGGTTCCGCCGGGCGACCAGAACACTATCGGCGTGTTCGCTCACGAGACCGGCCACCTCGTCTTCAACTGGCCGGACCTCTACCCGACCGAGACGACTCCGGGCATCGACAACTGGGGGCTGATGGGCGGCGGGAGCTACGGGAGCGTCACCCGCAGCGGCGACTCGCCGGTCCACCCGATTGCCTGGACCAAACGAGAGGCGGGGTGGGCGACGACGACCCGTATCGCGCCGGACGACCAGCCGGGCATCCTCCCGCCGTCTTCTGCGGAAAACGAGTTCTACCGCATCGGCGACGACAGCGCGACCAGCGGCAGGCACTTCGTGCTCTCCTATCGCGCGCTCGATGGGTTCGACCGGGGGCTCGGCCGGTGGTTCAAGAACCCCGGATTGCTGGTCTGGAACACGAGCAACGCCGGGGTCTTCGACGGCGGGGACCTCACCCACACCTACCGCGCAGGCTCCGGCGGCACGTTCAGCGCGGCCGACTGTGCGGACTGTCGTGAGGCCGTCGAACTCACCAACATCACGAGGACCCACGACTCGGTCCTGTTCAACGACCCGCCGCGACGGGCGCTCGATGCCAACGCGTCGGCCGTCTACGCCGTCCCGGTGAACACGACGCTCCCTGACGGTCGGACCGTCGGCGACGAGTGGCGCCTCTCCTCGCGCGTTTCCTGGGCGGACAACGGCAGCGACCTGGACCTCTTGCTGCGGGGCCCCGACGGGAAGCTGACCGACACGAGTGCGGCGACCGAGACGAGCTACGAGGCGGTCCGGACTCCTGGCACGCCCGAGAGCGGCGGCTGGAAGCTGGTCCAGACCGCCGGCGACGCGCCGGTCGACTACTACAGCGCCACGACGTACCCGACGCTCCCGCTTCCGACGAACGTCACCGCCAACGCCACCGACGCCGCCGCGCCGGATACTGTGGCAGTGAACGTCTCAGTCTTCACCGGGAGTCAGCCCTACGAGACCGGCGCATTCGACCAGCTGAACGCCTCTTCGTTCACCGTCACGGTCGGCGGCGAGACGGTGGCGGCCGAGAACGTCAGCGTCGCCAAGCGGTCGAGGGGCGAGTACATGCTGACGATTACGCCCCCCGAGCGGTCGACCGGCGACACCATCGACCTCGCTGTCACCGCCACGGATACCAAGGTCGGCGTCACGCACACGACCAACACCTCGACGACGACAGTGACCGACGACGGGTCGAACACTGCGCCCGAAGCTGCCGTCTCGGCTAACCGGACGAATGTCACGACCGGGGAGACGATAGCGTTCGACGCGAGCAACT is a window encoding:
- a CDS encoding lipoate--protein ligase family protein — translated: MTLAELDWRVIGEATDDGPMTMALEEIAAETAAAGGPATVRVYTWPDVLSLGYNQDPDSIDWDFCEREGIGVTRRPTGGGAIYHDHYADLSYSIVAPADAVPGDLMECYRLFCEPILDTFEGIGVDADYVDRKYEAVHQPACYLRALHPAHDIVGPDGRKIGGNAQYRRKDAVVQHGSLSVSLRPERHCGCFTGEPDPEAFRERVGAIDEYVDVERDDVVESLRTTLAAWADADEGIWTDDERSRARERADSKYVTDEWVRKSP
- a CDS encoding deoxyribonuclease IV → MVRVGAHTSIAGGAFNAVDEQVEYGGNCGQIFSHSPQVWQDPNIEDEEAAKFRELSEDNGVGPWVIHSSYLVNLCTPKDDLREKSLDSMQKEVDAADKLGIEYVNVHLGAHTGAGVDGGLDNAASVLDELDVPDGVTVLIESDAGSGTKLGGQFEHLATVRERTSLDIEFCLDTAHMFAAGYDLSTPEGVAETFAEFDDVVGFEDLACIHLNDSKHACGTNKDEHAHIGEGEIGEAGMRAFVNHDAVADVPFVLETPTEDGKSFAWNIERVRELRED
- a CDS encoding ATP-binding response regulator, with translation MERADQVALVDNGAGEPGIESALSSEAFEVHTVPDIESLEALLEARTVDCVVSTYQVPRRDGLEYLGGLHALETVATLQPDAPRILYTDIVNQDIAREAVALGLFDYIPTNTDESLDRLVTRIVDATEKRRAQRRVAELSRVNEVIREVLTVLVRAESHERVYEEVTTTLVATEAYDGALFGRRTETGVERLATAGTVTASAVERSLEDGEGVTAVQGDRRSVAVPVTDDGLVLVLFSDRPEAFGATERDVLTQLGGAVRYSLDAITDAETLERREAALAEKTERLSTFASVVGHDLRNPLSVASGNLELAMAGETERLDAVESALTRMSEMIDDVLALARDGERSITLEPVDLAATVEAAWGTVDTGDATLDGPETAVLTADVGQLQRLLENLFRNSIEHGGPDVSVTVERTETGFAVCDDGPGFSQSDPASVFELGVTGSASGTGLGLAIVESIAEAHGWSVSAGESERGGARFELSGVDFAG
- a CDS encoding TrmB family transcriptional regulator sugar-binding domain-containing protein; this encodes MDGSASIRTRLRALLAEARREVLLSIPVEAVPVVRDRLGTAIENDVAVLLLLYGDGEVPDDLDELATVVRRLPGQVPLTCLVDQWLTLLGWPWVLSDSSDDTLATFVDSSHITLGLFGEFVGNYWSMGREIHVADPPTLPRHYPTFRGGVLGATLHLRQGSKIQTTCKIAASGETALPETEITGLALDVRQGLVYPMTNRFPSENGMVLRVDGERVTVGGVGAYVEDYAAESVTLEHA
- a CDS encoding PKD domain-containing protein; amino-acid sequence: MATDTGFDTTATAGRIGGWLHVVLVVGMVAALVVAPTIPAAGVGAATDTGANETAGTGNDTGDRSANATANGTGDRDANATTNDTAGPPVEFWSAPPDPEPETKTQPDGTTFEARLWGNAFRNGWETTDNYTIRQNESGWWHYVRAEDGNLVATDRRVGIDSPSGLDERARPAGPSEPQLAAATDSDGTSSTVELSPGSEAGQTDVPMPVVFANFTDRKPTYTSESFADLYFGSSPDEASGPGSFREYFLEVSGGRVNFTAGPGVIGWLDTSFTHDEAGASYDAAGEYAREAVRNADDRTDFSAYDYDEDGEVRVAVIHPGPGEEVTGDATDIWSHRSWFYPGIETDDGVTVTGYSLQPETVPPGDQNTIGVFAHETGHLVFNWPDLYPTETTPGIDNWGLMGGGSYGSVTRSGDSPVHPIAWTKREAGWATTTRIAPDDQPGILPPSSAENEFYRIGDDSATSGRHFVLSYRALDGFDRGLGRWFKNPGLLVWNTSNAGVFDGGDLTHTYRAGSGGTFSAADCADCREAVELTNITRTHDSVLFNDPPRRALDANASAVYAVPVNTTLPDGRTVGDEWRLSSRVSWADNGSDLDLLLRGPDGKLTDTSAATETSYEAVRTPGTPESGGWKLVQTAGDAPVDYYSATTYPTLPLPTNVTANATDAAAPDTVAVNVSVFTGSQPYETGAFDQLNASSFTVTVGGETVAAENVSVAKRSRGEYMLTITPPERSTGDTIDLAVTATDTKVGVTHTTNTSTTTVTDDGSNTAPEAAVSANRTNVTTGETIAFDASNSTDADGSITSYEWALGDGATANGSQVAHTFASNGTYTVELTVMDDDGATNTTTVSVEVADPNEAPEALAVANRTTVTVGEAIAFDASDSLDRDGSIAAYDWTFGDGNGSAVQQPVHEYASAGTYTVTLWVTDDDGAADNATLTVEVTDPNEGPDAYASANRTNITVGETVGFDARQSADSDGSIASYEWEFGDGATATSDRTAHAFDSAGTYTVTLTVTDDDGATDTATVTVEVTEPNAAPDADVSANRTTVTVGETIAFDGSNSTDLDGSIASYEWAFDDGATSTGEGTTHAFASNGTYTVALTVTDEDGATDSASVTVEVSEPNTAPEAAVSANRTNVTTGEAVAFDASNSTDSDGTLTSYAWNFSDGATANGSQATHAFVANGTYTVELTVTDEDGATDTTTVAIEVNESDGGSSGNSNGGDDGSSDDDGNTGGSTGGSTGGSTGGSTGGSTGGSTGGSTGGSTGGSAGGSTGGVGGAATAGNSSETDAGNATNTTDTAGETDGNVSVSVDTESPATGETVNVTLDVGDMAAENDSMTVVWVHDNRTVDRTTVAMSSADSGTVAVSRSFSSPGEYEVRYANRTATTISVAAANTSDPQPAATSPGVQSTATAQPSPTATRSSTPTNATGTTSGGSGPGFGVLGALVAVLVVGWRRR